The proteins below come from a single Juglans regia cultivar Chandler chromosome 12, Walnut 2.0, whole genome shotgun sequence genomic window:
- the LOC108982507 gene encoding aspartic proteinase-like: MAIKFLTVLCILASICSLAIPSSSNGLVRIPLKKERLNLNNIKAARITGKQGKYATHSDLHNLGGSATDVVSLKNCLDAQYYGEIGIGSPPQKFNVIFDTGSSNLWVPSSYHNLLMDSFVHSRYNACQSSTHMEIGKNCNIHYGFGSISGLLSKDNVQVGDLAVKDQVLIEATNERGVPRVQTKFDGILGLGFPENSAGNAMPVWHNMVEQGLLSQKIFSLWLNQHPEKTEGGEIIFGGVDHKHFKGEHTYVPVTQKGHWQIGLEDFLIANHSTGLCVVGCAAIMDSGTSFIAGPKAMVAKINHAMGAKRFKSMECKKVLSQYGDMMWNLLLSGLQPDKVCSSIGLCYNNGSRHVLSKIIETKVLHKSGKGLAIREDLQCAACEMTAIWIQTLLRQNKTKVKIFEYLNKLCDNLNPVGESAVNCDNIRNMPHISFILGNRSFHLTPEQYVLKVIQGFSSFCISGFIPLDSRPPRRDPLWILGGIFMEAYHTVFDFGYHRVGFAEAA; the protein is encoded by the exons ATGGCTATTAAGTTCTTGACGGTTCTCTGCATATTGGCTTCAATATGCTCCTTGGCTATTCCTTCTTCCTCCAATGGATTAGTGAGAATCCCATTAAAGAAAGAACGTTTGAatcttaataatataaaagCGGCCAGAATAACTGGGAAACAGGGAAAATATGCTACACACAGCGATTTGCATAATTTAGGTGGTTCAGCAACAGATGTTGTGTCATTGAAGAACTGTTTGGATGCTCAGTATTATGGAGAGATTGGAATTGGTTCACCACCACAAAAGTTCAATGTCATCTTTGATACGGGCAGTTCAAACCTTTGGGTTCCATCTTCATACCATAACCTTTTA ATGGATAGCTTTGTCCATTCTAGGTACAATGCTTGCCAATCCAGTACACATATGGAGATTG GTAAAAATTGTAACATCCATTATGGTTTTGGATCAATTTCGGGTCTTCTTAGCAAAGATAATGTACAAGTTGGAGACCTTGCTGTCAAAGATCAA GTACTCATTGAGGCTACGAATGAGCGAGGTGTTCCTAGGGTACAGACAAAGTTTGATGGGATACTTGGACTTGGGTTTCCAGAAAATTCTGCAGGGAATGCTATGCCAGTTTG GCACAACATGGTAGAACAAGGTCTATTAAGCCAGAAAATCTTTTCCTTGTGGTTGAATCAGCATCCAGAGAAAACTGAGGGAGGTGAGATCATCTTTGGTGGTGTTGATCACAAGCACTTCAAGGGTGAACATACCTATGTTCCGGTTACTCAAAAGGGTCACTGGCAG ATTGGGTTGGAAGATTTTCTTATTGCAAACCATTCAACAG GTTTGTGTGTGGTTGGCTGTGCTGCCATAATGGATTCAGGCACATCCTTCATTGCTGGACCGAAA GCTATGGTCGCTAAAATCAACCATGCCATGGGAGCAAAAAGATTCAAGAGCATGGAATGTAAAAAAGTTCTTTCCCAATATGGAGATATGATGTGGAATCTCTTGCTGTCAGGG CTACAGCCCGACAAAGTGTGTTCAAGTATTGGACTGTGTTATAATAATGGGTCTCGGCATGTACTGAG CAAGATTATTGAAACAAAGGTTTTACATAAGAGTGGGAAGGGATTGGCAATTCGTGAGGATCTTCAATGTGCTGCCTGTGAGATGACTGCTATATGGATCCAAACCCTTCTCAGACAAAACAAGaccaaagtcaaaatatttgaatatttaaacaag CTGTGTGACAACTTGAATCCAGTGGGAGAATCAGCTGTCAATTGTGACAACATTCGAAACATGCCACACATTTCATTCATCCTTGGGAATAGATCCTTCCACCTGACACCTGAACAA TATGTCCTGAAGGTTATACAAGGATTTTCTTCCTTCTGCATCAGTGGCTTTATTCCTTTAGATTCTCGGCCTCCTCGACGAGATCCGCTCTG GATTCTTGGAGGAATCTTCATGGAAGCATATCACACAGTGTTTGATTTTGGCTATCATCGAGTAGGATTTGCAGAAGCTGCTTAG